In the genome of Bosea sp. BIWAKO-01, the window GCCCACGACGATGCGAGGCATCACCGCCGGCCAGCTAGCCAAAGCCGCCGGCGTGAATCTCGAAACGATCCGCTACTACGAAAACATTGGGCTCATGCCTGAGCCACCCCGCACGCGAGGCGGTCACCGCTCCTATGATGAAGCCCATACCAAACGGCTTGCCTTCATTCGGCGGGCGCGCGAACTGGGCTTCACCATCGAGGATGTTCGCGCGCTGTTGGCCTTGACCAACCCGGAACACACCGCTTGCGCGCAGGTGAAGGAAATCGCGCTCAAGCACTTGATGCAGGTGCGTAGCAA includes:
- a CDS encoding helix-turn-helix domain-containing protein, encoding MAEAPSFVLVKVVLHRDPWHPATRSYYGIKRKMPTTMRGITAGQLAKAAGVNLETIRYYENIGLMPEPPRTRGGHRSYDEAHTKRLAFIRRARELGFTIEDVRALLALTNPEHTACAQVKEIALKHLMQVRSKIADLARLESILDATISRCTSEPTAHCPVLDMLEP